A section of the Castanea sativa cultivar Marrone di Chiusa Pesio chromosome 12, ASM4071231v1 genome encodes:
- the LOC142618221 gene encoding heavy metal-associated isoprenylated plant protein 31 isoform X2: MSAMVEVRVPNLDCEGCATKLKKALFKLKGVEEVEVEMETQKITVRGYALEEKKVLKAIKRAGKAVEPWPFPGYSHFASFYKYPTYIVNHYYDTYKNEATTGVHTFFQTPAVYSVAVASDEAIASLFSDDNPHACTIM; this comes from the exons ATGTCTGCa ATGGTGGAGGTGAGAGTTCCGAACCTTGACTGTGAGGGATGTGCTACGAAGTTGAAGAAAGCTCTCTTCAAGCTTAAAG GAGTAGAAGAGGTGGAAGTAGAAATGGAGACACAAAAGATTACAGTGAGAGGATATGCCTTGGAGGAAAAGAAGGTTCTTAAAGCAATCAAGAGAGCTGGAAAAGCAGTGGAGCCATGGCCATTCCCTGGATACTCTCATTTTGCCTCATTTTACAAATACCCAACTTACATTGTTAACCATTATTATGACACATACAAAAATGAAGCTACCACAGGCGTACACACTTTCTTCCAAACCCCTGCTGTTTATTCAGTCGCCGTCGCATCCGATGAAGCCATTGCTTCACTCTTTAGCGATGACAATCCGCATGCTTGTACAATCATGTGA
- the LOC142618221 gene encoding heavy metal-associated isoprenylated plant protein 31 isoform X1, translating into MLVLQMVEVRVPNLDCEGCATKLKKALFKLKGVEEVEVEMETQKITVRGYALEEKKVLKAIKRAGKAVEPWPFPGYSHFASFYKYPTYIVNHYYDTYKNEATTGVHTFFQTPAVYSVAVASDEAIASLFSDDNPHACTIM; encoded by the exons ATGTTGGTTTTGCAGATGGTGGAGGTGAGAGTTCCGAACCTTGACTGTGAGGGATGTGCTACGAAGTTGAAGAAAGCTCTCTTCAAGCTTAAAG GAGTAGAAGAGGTGGAAGTAGAAATGGAGACACAAAAGATTACAGTGAGAGGATATGCCTTGGAGGAAAAGAAGGTTCTTAAAGCAATCAAGAGAGCTGGAAAAGCAGTGGAGCCATGGCCATTCCCTGGATACTCTCATTTTGCCTCATTTTACAAATACCCAACTTACATTGTTAACCATTATTATGACACATACAAAAATGAAGCTACCACAGGCGTACACACTTTCTTCCAAACCCCTGCTGTTTATTCAGTCGCCGTCGCATCCGATGAAGCCATTGCTTCACTCTTTAGCGATGACAATCCGCATGCTTGTACAATCATGTGA
- the LOC142621189 gene encoding receptor-like protein EIX2 — protein sequence MDNSSATHVFFLIWFFAASFSFCKVNSNISCNEKEKQALLNLKRGLTDPWNALSSWSDQEDCCKWAGVHCDNKTARVTKLQLGNLNLNGEISPSLLELEHLNYLDLSISNFNCTSIPSFLSSMRSMRHLNLASAGFCGLIPHQLGNLSDLRYLNLGYNLGLYVHSLHWMSSLSSMKYLDMSFVNLSSALDWLQLMSRLSSLSELYLQGCRLDSLNPSLKFVNFTSLLVLDLSLNLFIHEIPNWFSNISSTLLELDLSSNALKGEIPCSVSNFQNLEHLVLGVNYLTGKIPESFGQLKHLTVLDLKLNSLSGPIPSSLGNLSYMWKLILEGNRLDGTPPKSLGLLSNLKYLFIGDNFLTGTADEVFFTKLSKLKYLDLSRTPLFFNVNSNWVPPFQLIYAHMSSCKVGPNFPAWLQTQRSLKVLLMSMSGISDKAPSWFWNWTSNIDFVNLSDNNIEGDVPNFLVNSTVLDLSSNHLKGQLPRLSANVRVLNVANNFFSGPISTFLCQKTNRKNKLQVLDASNNLLFGELSNCWRYWQNLIHLNLGSNRLSGRIPYSMGSLVALKALRLPNNSICGDIPSSLQKCSNLGLLDIGENHLSMTIPLWIGEMKSLTILRLRSNGFKGHIPLQTCQLSSLRVLDLANNSLSGPIPKCLNSINSMAMPHGENYETMVYFEDAGTYFESLMLVPKGEQLRYEENLIYVSIIDLSSNNLSGSIPNEISVLSQLHFLNLSRNHLTGKIPEKIGTMKELESIDLSRNHLSGEIPPSMSILTFLSYLDLSYNNFSGRIPSSTQLQSFDALRYIGNPELCGAPLTKNCRKEQESDGDTPVGKAGGTAVGKAEDDSETSWFYSGLGVGFAVGFWGVCAAPFFKNTWTCFWFVNDMKDQPM from the coding sequence ATGGATAACTCTTCTGCAACTCATGTGTTTTTCTTAATATGGTTCTTTGCAGCATCGTTCAGCTTCTGCAAAGTAAACTCAAATATCTCTTGcaatgaaaaagagaaacaagCACTTCTAAACCTCAAACGAGGTCTCACTGATCCTTGGAACGCACTCTCATCCTGGTCTGACCAAGAAGATTGCTGTAAATGGGCAGGAGTTCACTGTGACAACAAAACTGCTCGAGTCACAAAGCTACAGCTCGGTAATCTCAACTTGAATGGTGAGATTAGTCCTTCATTGCTTGAATTGGAACATTTGAATTACTTGGACTTGAGCATTAGTAACTTTAATTGTACTAGTATTCCAAGTTTCCTTAGTTCAATGCGCAGTATGAGACATCTGAACCTTGCTTCCGCTGGATTTTGTGGACTGATTCCACACCAGCTTGGAAATCTTTCAGATCTTCGTTATCTGAATCTAGGATATAATCTTGGCCTTTATGTGCATAGCCTTCATTGGATGTCTAGTCTCTCTTCCATGAAATACCTTGACATGTCTTTTGTCAACCTTTCTTCCGCACTAGATTGGCTTCAACTAATGAGTAGGCTCTCATCTCTTTCGGAGCTATACTTGCAAGGTTGTCGTCTTGATAGCCTAAATCCATCTCTTAAATTTGTCAACTTTACATCTCTTCTAGTCCTTGATCTTTCCTTAAATCTTTTCATTCATGAGATACCTAATTGGTTTTCTAATATTAGTTCTACCCTCTTAGAGCTTGACTTGAGCAGCAATGCACTGAAGGGCGAGATACCGTGCAGTGTTTCGAATTTTCAGAACTTAGAACATCTTGTCTTGGGGGTAAATTATCTAACTGGAAAAATTCCGGAGTCATTTGGGCAACTGAAGCATCTAACAGTACTTGATCTCAAACTTAATTCTCTTAGTGGTCCTATTCCTTCATCCCTTGGGAATTTATCTTATATGTGGAAGTTAATCCTTGAAGGTAATCGGTTGGATGGTACTCCCCCAAAAAGTCTTGGGCTTCTCTCAAATTTAAAGTACTTGTTTATCGGAGATAATTTCTTAACAGGCACAGCAGATGAAGTGTTTTTTACCAAACTCTCAAAATTGAAGTACCTAGACCTGTCTCGAACACCGTTGTTCTTCAATGTGAATTCCAACTGGGTTCCTCCTTTTCAACTGATATATGCCCACATGAGCTCTTGCAAGGTAGGACCTAACTTTCCTGCATGGCTACAAACACAAAGATCTCTCAAGGTTTTATTAATGTCCATGTCAGGAATTTCGGACAAGGCTCCAAGTTGGTTTTGGAATTGGACTTCAAACATTGACTTCGTCAATCTCTCTGACAATAACATAGAAGGCGACGTACCAAATTTTTTGGTGAATTCTACTGTCTTAGATCTAAGTTCTAATCACTTGAAAGGTCAGCTGCCTCGTTTGTCTGCAAATGTCAGAGTGCTTAATGTAGCTAACAACTTTTTTTCTGGACCCATTTCCACTTTCCTGTGCCAAAAGactaatagaaaaaataagttacaAGTTTTAGATGCATCAAACAATCTTTTGTTTGGAGAACTTTCAAATTGCTGGAGGTATTGGCAGAATTTGATCCATTTAAACTTGGGGAGCAATCGTTTGTCAGGTAGAATTCCTTACTCGATGGGGTCTTTAGTTGCACTCAAAGCATTGCGATTACCCAACAATAGCATTTGTGGGGATATTCCTTCCTCATTACAAAAGTGCTCAAATTTGGGACTTCTTGATATAGGTGAAAATCATTTGTCAATGACCATACCACTCTGGATTGGAGAAATGAAAAGTCTTACTATTCTCCGTCTAAGATCTAATGGGTTCAAAGGGCATATACCTCTACAGACATGCCAACTTTCTTCTCTTAGAGTATTGGATCTTGCAAATAATAGCCTATCAGGACCCATACCAAAGTGTTTGAATTCTATCAATTCCATGGCAATGCCCCATGGTGAAAACTATGAAACTATGGTGTATTTTGAAGATGCAGGCACCTACTTCGAGAGCCTCATGTTAGTTCCCAAGGGGGAGCAATTAAGGTACGAAGAGAACCTTATATATGTTAGCATCATTGACCTTTCAAGCAATAACTTGTCAGGATCAATCCCTAATGAAATTTCAGTTCTTTCCCAATTGCATTTTTTGAACTTATCTCGAAACCATTTGACGGGGAAGATACCAGAAAAAATTGGGACCATGAAAGAGTTAGAGTCCATTGATCTCTCAAGAAATCATCTATCGGGTGAAATTCCTCCAAGCATGTCTATTTTGACATTTCTTAGTTACTTGGACTTGTCATACAACAACTTCTCTGGCAGAATTCCTTCAAGCACCCAACTTCAGAGCTTTGATGCACTTCGCTACATTGGAAATCCTGAACTTTGTGGAGCTCCTCTTACAAAAAACTGCAGAAAAGAGCAAGAATCTGATGGTGATACTCCTGTGGGCAAAGCTGGTGGGACTGCTGTGGGCAAAGCTGAAGATGACTCTGAAACATCATGGTTTTACAGTGGCTTGGGGGTTGGATTTGCTGTAGGTTTTTGGGGAGTTTGTGCTGCTCCTTTCTTCAAAAATACTTGGACTTGTTTCTGGTTTGTCAATGACATGAAAGATCAACCTATGTAA